A region from the Spiroplasma taiwanense CT-1 genome encodes:
- the pnuC gene encoding nicotinamide riboside transporter PnuC produces the protein MFVIYFLILILVLGIIAKDIAITIIAGITGTIGVILGAKGKISSFIIASINSILYIIIALEGMLLSSVILHAGFYIPMNIIGFALWFKKRNNQGDVFARFLSIQGIILVCVTLILIWVSYSLIMINFTEAQNVWLDSFVLVESIIAVILMIFRYVDQWFLWLLVNFINLVMWIIILVNIENEAYEQSTAIIFIIMHISYLINSIYGFLNWIKLNKNLQKQKPKQLTYEELKQLSTKKK, from the coding sequence ATGTTTGTTATTTATTTCTTAATACTAATTTTAGTTTTAGGAATTATTGCAAAAGATATTGCAATTACAATAATTGCAGGTATTACTGGAACAATTGGAGTGATTTTAGGTGCAAAGGGAAAAATTAGTTCTTTTATAATTGCATCAATTAATTCAATTTTATATATAATCATTGCTCTAGAAGGAATGTTGCTCAGTTCTGTAATTTTACATGCAGGATTTTATATTCCAATGAATATTATTGGTTTTGCATTATGATTTAAAAAGAGAAATAACCAAGGAGATGTTTTTGCAAGATTCTTATCAATTCAAGGAATTATCTTAGTTTGTGTTACACTTATTTTAATTTGAGTAAGTTACTCATTAATAATGATTAATTTTACTGAGGCACAAAATGTTTGATTAGATTCTTTTGTTTTAGTGGAAAGTATTATTGCTGTTATTTTAATGATTTTTAGATATGTAGATCAATGATTTTTATGACTTTTAGTAAATTTTATAAACTTAGTTATGTGAATTATTATTTTAGTAAATATTGAAAATGAAGCTTATGAACAATCAACAGCAATAATTTTTATAATTATGCATATTTCATATTTAATTAATTCAATATATGGCTTTTTAAATTGAATAAAATTAAATAAAAATTTGCAAAAACAAAAACCTAAACAATTAACTTATGAAGAACTTAAACAATTAAGTACTAAAAAAAAATAG
- a CDS encoding ATP-binding cassette domain-containing protein, with amino-acid sequence MSIKLRNVSIDYGNFLAVDNLTIDIETGELASLLGPSGCGKSTTLNAIAGLINITSGQIIFDGIDVSKKTTQKRNIGLVFQNYSLYPHLNVFQNIAFPLYQSKTFKREVKKNNQNYSRLIYQLKQSNMKKNIFDLQEKLFELFNKFLKDLNEKYLNLESYLFDKYRQIIEKYISELYKSSHLEVFKNKQISRMYDESKLFYLDFYLKLLRDFKLKIINFKKELNQKEKNQYINSSINKFLKDLKLKYIDEISFNLKETKRTLNEHNKSFDFEKKMQIRKTKTTGKEFLFDKNDTEYLEIIENFNIDAKSINDDFTLKYDKEIKVIIDKFLIDLEFKLSQIITDFSKNDIFFTEEEFKTEVLNYRKNISSVRSEVKKAVFEVAQRVEIQDQLYKKPYELSGGQQQRVAIARSVIKKPKILLLDEPLSNLDAKLRVSTREWIKKFQQDTKITTIFVTHDQEEALSISDKVFVMSRGKLQQGEEPKSIYQKPANKFVANFIGTPSMNFLETKISEKGEIFLQDVKIAKSVNLKNKDVIVGIRPEHLILDSSKTNQNISNEKPLIGEITSFEMLGKTNFIKLKFNNNTIGIIYDSHILENVQLGQKIKFNILKNKIYIFENDENKNLLEVI; translated from the coding sequence ATGAGTATAAAATTAAGAAATGTTAGTATTGATTATGGAAACTTTCTTGCAGTTGATAATTTAACAATTGATATAGAAACAGGTGAACTTGCTTCATTACTGGGGCCAAGTGGTTGTGGAAAATCTACAACATTAAATGCAATTGCAGGATTAATAAATATAACAAGTGGTCAAATTATTTTTGATGGTATTGACGTTTCAAAAAAAACTACTCAAAAGAGAAATATAGGTTTAGTTTTTCAAAACTATTCACTATATCCTCATTTAAATGTATTTCAGAATATTGCATTCCCACTTTATCAAAGTAAAACTTTTAAAAGAGAAGTTAAAAAAAATAATCAAAATTATTCAAGATTAATTTATCAATTAAAACAATCTAACATGAAAAAAAATATTTTTGATCTTCAAGAAAAATTATTCGAATTATTTAATAAATTTTTAAAAGATTTAAATGAAAAATATTTAAATTTAGAAAGTTATTTATTTGATAAATACAGACAAATAATTGAAAAATATATTAGTGAACTTTATAAAAGTTCGCATCTTGAGGTTTTTAAAAATAAACAAATTTCAAGAATGTATGATGAATCAAAATTATTTTATTTGGATTTTTATTTGAAATTATTAAGAGATTTTAAATTAAAAATAATAAATTTTAAAAAGGAATTAAATCAAAAAGAAAAAAATCAATATATTAATTCTTCAATAAATAAATTTTTAAAAGATTTAAAGCTAAAATATATTGATGAAATTTCTTTTAATTTAAAAGAAACAAAAAGAACATTAAATGAACATAATAAGTCATTTGATTTTGAAAAAAAAATGCAAATTAGAAAAACAAAAACAACAGGAAAAGAATTTTTGTTTGATAAAAATGATACAGAATATCTAGAAATAATTGAAAATTTTAATATTGATGCTAAATCAATAAATGATGATTTTACTTTAAAGTATGATAAAGAAATAAAAGTAATAATAGATAAATTCTTAATTGATTTGGAATTTAAATTGTCACAAATTATAACGGATTTTTCAAAAAATGATATTTTCTTTACAGAAGAAGAATTTAAAACCGAGGTTTTAAATTACAGAAAAAATATTTCTTCTGTTAGAAGTGAAGTCAAAAAAGCTGTTTTTGAAGTTGCACAACGTGTTGAAATACAAGATCAGCTTTATAAAAAACCATATGAGTTAAGTGGTGGTCAACAACAAAGAGTTGCAATTGCAAGATCAGTAATAAAAAAACCAAAAATTTTATTACTTGATGAACCACTTTCAAATCTTGATGCCAAACTTCGAGTTTCAACAAGAGAATGAATTAAAAAATTTCAACAAGATACAAAAATTACAACTATTTTTGTTACACACGATCAAGAAGAAGCATTAAGTATTTCAGATAAAGTATTTGTTATGTCAAGAGGTAAGTTGCAACAAGGAGAAGAACCTAAATCAATTTATCAAAAACCAGCTAACAAATTTGTTGCAAATTTTATTGGAACACCTTCAATGAATTTTTTGGAAACAAAAATATCTGAAAAGGGAGAAATATTTTTACAAGATGTTAAAATTGCCAAATCAGTTAATTTAAAAAATAAAGATGTAATTGTAGGAATTAGACCAGAACATTTAATTTTGGATTCTTCAAAAACAAATCAAAACATTTCAAATGAAAAACCATTAATTGGAGAAATCACATCTTTTGAAATGCTAGGAAAAACAAACTTTATTAAATTAAAATTTAACAATAATACTATTGGAATTATTTATGATTCACATATTTTAGAAAATGTACAACTTGGACAAAAGATTAAATTTAATATTTTAAAAAATAAAATTTATATTTTTGAAAATGACGAAAATAAAAATTTACTGGAGGTGATTTAG
- a CDS encoding lipoprotein, giving the protein MKKLLSIFAAVGLTATSSGLATTVVSCTDSLNDENTYISYYNENKDKNKEELETIFADLKEKQKKS; this is encoded by the coding sequence ATGAAAAAATTATTATCTATCTTTGCAGCAGTTGGTTTAACTGCTACATCAAGTGGTTTAGCAACCACAGTTGTATCATGTACAGATTCTCTAAATGATGAAAATACTTACATTTCATATTACAATGAAAATAAGGATAAAAATAAGGAAGAATTAGAAACAATCTTTGCTGATTTAAAAGAAAAACAAAAAAAAAGCTAG
- a CDS encoding carbohydrate ABC transporter permease, translating into MEKNNLSQTSELINRKEINLHFKQKYLESKTNFLKLKESSSNKELIREKRKELSEFKIINKHEKHDELYKITSNLFVKLFLSITLRLSLKVNSIGNYFINFKYNYLINRKTIFTSSMAGESLKKRIILKVLQALFLFVIAVIIIFPFYWMILTSFRTTNDLDPTRPMSFWPETWSLEGYKALFEYINSNDLKYFVSVPRFFLNSIIISVISTALQLVVSVIAGFGLANYRTKAKGVILIILLSTLMIPGEALLLGQYIFMVKLKLKDNILALILPFLSNVFTIYLMSQAFERIGKSVKSASKVDGLSTFKYFWKIALPSIKSVLITSLIISLISSWNAVLWPTMILKTDSGWATVPMMLWGIMSATGGVGGDVGLEELARDPQNLKLAGATLSILPMLIMFLFTNRLIINGITRGRGEKG; encoded by the coding sequence ATGGAAAAAAATAATTTATCACAAACAAGTGAACTAATTAATAGAAAAGAAATTAATCTTCACTTTAAACAAAAATACTTAGAAAGTAAAACTAATTTTTTAAAACTAAAAGAATCTTCAAGTAACAAGGAATTAATTAGAGAAAAAAGAAAAGAACTAAGTGAATTTAAAATTATAAATAAGCATGAAAAACATGATGAATTATATAAAATAACAAGTAATTTATTTGTCAAATTATTTTTATCAATAACTTTAAGATTAAGCTTAAAAGTTAATTCAATAGGTAATTATTTTATAAACTTTAAATATAATTATTTAATTAATAGAAAAACAATTTTTACTTCATCAATGGCTGGTGAAAGTTTAAAAAAAAGAATTATTCTTAAAGTATTACAAGCATTATTTTTATTTGTTATTGCAGTAATCATTATATTTCCTTTTTATTGAATGATATTAACATCATTTAGAACAACAAATGATTTAGATCCAACAAGACCAATGTCATTTTGGCCTGAAACATGATCTTTAGAAGGATATAAAGCATTATTTGAATATATTAATTCAAATGATTTAAAGTATTTTGTTAGTGTACCAAGATTTTTCTTAAATTCAATTATTATTAGTGTTATTTCAACAGCACTACAATTAGTTGTTTCTGTAATTGCAGGTTTTGGACTTGCAAATTATAGAACAAAAGCAAAAGGTGTTATTTTAATAATTCTATTATCAACATTAATGATTCCAGGAGAAGCTCTTTTATTAGGGCAATACATTTTTATGGTAAAACTAAAACTAAAAGATAATATTCTAGCTTTAATTTTACCTTTCTTATCTAATGTTTTTACAATTTATTTAATGTCACAAGCATTTGAAAGAATTGGAAAAAGTGTAAAAAGTGCTTCAAAAGTTGATGGTCTTTCAACATTTAAATACTTTTGAAAAATTGCACTTCCATCAATAAAATCAGTTTTAATAACTTCATTAATTATTTCATTAATTTCTTCTTGAAATGCTGTTTTATGACCAACAATGATTTTAAAAACTGATTCAGGATGAGCAACTGTTCCTATGATGTTATGGGGAATAATGAGTGCCACTGGGGGAGTTGGGGGAGATGTTGGTTTAGAAGAATTAGCAAGAGATCCTCAAAATTTAAAATTAGCTGGTGCAACTTTATCAATCTTACCAATGTTAATTATGTTTCTATTTACAAATAGATTAATTATAAACGGAATTACAAGAGGAAGAGGAGAAAAAGGTTAG
- a CDS encoding PfkB family carbohydrate kinase has translation MKTLVIGSAIVDIIIEVENLPKRKGDVISKNSLFVVGGCAYNVANILKLLDMQYTLFAPIGTGFFSKIIEKQLIEDEHKIVIKNDTMDNGYCIAFVEPDGERTFVTYSGLEQNFYQDWFNNINIEDYSNIYFEGYKMQNLDALKLIDYLLKLKDKKFYFAPGPVFNQIDKKILKKIMLLKPIIHLNEQEILEYTNETELTYSIKKLYLENKNLIIVTLGENGSISYDGKEFIKVEANKVKKIKDTSGAGDGHIGAFMFYFWKTNNIKEALKFANLISSQIVQIRGTKLNNINFLKELGENYE, from the coding sequence ATGAAAACATTAGTAATTGGTTCTGCAATTGTTGACATTATTATTGAAGTTGAAAATCTTCCAAAAAGAAAAGGAGATGTAATTTCAAAAAATAGTTTATTTGTTGTTGGGGGATGTGCTTATAATGTTGCAAATATTTTAAAACTATTAGATATGCAATATACATTATTTGCACCAATTGGTACAGGTTTTTTTTCAAAAATAATTGAAAAACAATTAATAGAAGATGAACATAAGATAGTTATAAAAAATGATACTATGGATAATGGCTATTGTATTGCTTTTGTAGAACCTGATGGTGAAAGAACTTTTGTAACTTATTCAGGACTAGAACAAAATTTTTATCAGGATTGATTTAATAATATTAATATTGAAGATTATTCAAATATTTATTTTGAAGGATATAAAATGCAAAATTTGGATGCATTAAAACTTATAGATTATTTATTAAAATTAAAAGATAAAAAGTTTTATTTTGCACCAGGTCCTGTTTTTAATCAAATTGATAAAAAAATATTAAAAAAAATAATGCTTTTAAAACCAATAATTCATTTAAATGAACAAGAAATTTTAGAATATACAAATGAAACTGAATTAACTTATTCAATAAAAAAACTTTATTTAGAAAATAAAAATTTAATTATTGTTACACTTGGAGAAAATGGATCAATTTCTTATGATGGAAAAGAATTTATAAAAGTTGAAGCAAATAAAGTAAAAAAAATTAAAGATACATCTGGGGCTGGTGATGGACATATTGGGGCCTTTATGTTTTATTTTTGAAAAACTAATAATATAAAAGAAGCATTAAAATTTGCAAATTTAATTTCTTCACAAATAGTTCAAATTAGAGGAACAAAGTTAAATAATATAAATTTTTTAAAAGAATTAGGAGAAAATTATGAATAA
- a CDS encoding DHH family phosphoesterase yields MDLLKTIEEEIKKFQTIIIQRHVNPDGDAYGSQFGLKHLIENNFKDKKVYVVGDEFEWLSFLGKVDQIDDEVFSEALVIVTDCANVERISDQRFSKAKQIIKIDHHPNVTPYGYIMWVDVTFTSASEMVGYLAVQLNWNIPQEAARVIFCGTVTDSGRFLYRGTTARTFEVASVLLKTGFDLFALYKKLNTRKLSDLEFSNLIFNTFKLTKKGLAYVIISLEDLKKHNLTAEMMNKYANTLAGFEEIKVWITFSQFENKSYRVEFRSAETVINKIAAKYGGGGHDLAAGAIVPDLETINAIIKDIDELL; encoded by the coding sequence ATGGATTTATTAAAAACAATTGAAGAAGAAATTAAAAAATTTCAAACAATAATAATTCAAAGGCATGTTAATCCTGATGGAGATGCTTATGGTTCTCAATTTGGATTAAAACACTTAATTGAAAATAATTTTAAAGATAAAAAAGTTTATGTTGTTGGTGATGAATTTGAGTGATTAAGTTTTTTAGGAAAAGTTGATCAAATTGATGATGAAGTATTTTCAGAAGCATTAGTAATTGTTACAGATTGTGCTAATGTAGAAAGAATTTCAGATCAAAGATTTTCAAAAGCAAAACAAATTATTAAAATTGATCATCACCCAAATGTTACTCCATATGGATATATAATGTGAGTGGATGTTACTTTTACTTCTGCATCAGAAATGGTTGGATATTTAGCAGTTCAATTAAATTGAAATATTCCCCAAGAAGCAGCAAGAGTAATTTTTTGTGGAACAGTCACAGATTCAGGAAGATTTTTATATAGAGGAACAACTGCAAGAACTTTTGAAGTAGCTTCTGTTTTATTAAAAACAGGATTTGATTTATTTGCACTTTATAAAAAATTGAATACAAGAAAATTATCAGATTTAGAATTTTCAAATTTAATTTTTAATACTTTTAAACTAACAAAAAAAGGTTTAGCATATGTAATTATTTCTTTAGAAGACTTAAAAAAACATAATTTAACAGCAGAAATGATGAATAAATATGCAAATACTTTAGCAGGTTTTGAAGAAATAAAAGTTTGAATTACATTTTCACAATTTGAAAATAAATCTTATAGAGTTGAATTTAGAAGTGCAGAAACAGTAATTAATAAAATTGCTGCCAAATATGGTGGTGGAGGTCATGACCTTGCTGCAGGAGCAATTGTTCCTGATTTAGAAACAATTAATGCAATAATTAAAGATATTGATGAATTACTTTAG
- a CDS encoding lipoprotein translates to MKKLLSLLGMTTIVVSGATTVIACGNEDSSSPASSIKEVIFMIDALTTISSSIINDYKDVVTDFNENHNDLGIEVKIETPSAGQILNSINAGEALPDLYLTYPDNVARYKSIIPDQIVDVKSEGYITDNTIFSEYQSSFLEEGTIGENLYVLPVLKSFNINTVNLRLLNQIQKFLKIQLWNMQQLVYF, encoded by the coding sequence ATGAAAAAACTATTAAGTTTATTAGGTATGACTACAATTGTAGTTTCAGGAGCAACAACTGTTATTGCTTGTGGTAATGAAGATTCATCATCACCAGCATCATCAATTAAAGAAGTAATTTTTATGATTGATGCTTTAACAACAATAAGTTCGTCGATTATAAATGATTATAAAGATGTAGTGACAGATTTTAATGAAAATCATAATGATTTAGGTATTGAAGTTAAAATTGAAACACCATCAGCTGGTCAAATTTTAAATTCAATTAATGCAGGTGAAGCACTTCCTGATTTATATTTAACTTATCCAGATAATGTAGCAAGATATAAATCAATAATTCCAGATCAAATAGTGGATGTAAAAAGTGAAGGGTATATTACAGATAATACTATTTTTAGTGAATATCAAAGTTCTTTCTTAGAAGAAGGAACAATAGGAGAAAATCTTTATGTTCTACCTGTATTAAAATCTTTTAACATTAATACAGTAAATCTAAGATTATTAAACCAAATACAGAAATTTTTAAAGATTCAACTGTGGAATATGCAGCAACTGGTGTATTTTTAA
- a CDS encoding MBL fold metallo-hydrolase, producing MKKILLTFLSTILIASTTSSAIACSTKNVVFIDSSLYVLSVGNGLFTFLKYDTDKAIVFDTGVGGNPTQWIQDDFIKNPFSSDFMKSQGVKEIEPIFLTHYHTDHYANLYKVDEEFKIKII from the coding sequence ATGAAAAAAATATTATTAACCTTTTTAAGTACAATCTTAATTGCATCAACAACTTCATCTGCTATTGCTTGTTCAACAAAAAATGTAGTTTTTATTGACAGTTCATTATATGTATTATCTGTTGGAAATGGTTTATTTACATTTTTAAAGTATGATACTGATAAAGCAATTGTTTTTGATACTGGAGTTGGAGGAAATCCAACACAATGAATCCAAGATGATTTTATAAAAAATCCATTTTCATCAGATTTTATGAAAAGCCAAGGTGTTAAAGAAATTGAACCAATATTTTTAACACATTACCATACAGATCATTATGCAAATCTTTATAAAGTGGATGAGGAATTTAAAATAAAAATAATTTAG
- a CDS encoding carbohydrate ABC transporter permease, producing the protein MDNNSEIKPKSWFRLKVDKILKNKKNKLNNMEKRKFDLVNQLIWMTPALFLLAMFLYYSIFIVFQTGFNSAKRPLIDFQFSTVNFKNVISDSTFTIALRNSLIYTVVVIPISLLITLTTAKFLSNILNKKVFSFLQSLFFLPYVTSSMAIAMSFSFIFSSGDFGLMNRILGWFGVDSILWKSPGKGIILVMIYGIWRSLPFEIIMFTGAFLKLDNRYYQAASIDGMPKWKQFWRISIPGVVPMIVYMITTGIISSFKVFPLGLFGSYIDATNSNSQTVVFYIYDKINASSTSPSYQKAGAASIILMAIILALTIVNKRISNILNKKYG; encoded by the coding sequence TTGGATAACAATTCAGAAATAAAACCTAAATCATGGTTCAGGCTAAAAGTAGATAAAATTTTGAAAAATAAAAAAAATAAATTAAATAATATGGAAAAAAGAAAGTTTGATTTGGTTAATCAACTTATCTGAATGACACCAGCTTTATTTTTGTTAGCAATGTTTTTATACTATTCGATTTTTATAGTATTTCAAACTGGTTTTAATTCAGCAAAAAGACCATTAATTGACTTTCAATTTTCAACAGTTAATTTTAAAAATGTAATTTCAGATTCAACATTTACAATTGCTTTGAGAAATTCACTAATTTATACAGTTGTTGTTATTCCAATTAGTTTATTAATTACATTAACAACAGCAAAATTTCTTTCTAATATATTAAATAAAAAAGTTTTCTCATTTCTACAATCATTATTTTTCTTACCATATGTAACTTCATCAATGGCAATTGCTATGTCCTTTTCCTTTATTTTTTCATCCGGAGATTTTGGATTAATGAATAGAATTTTGGGATGATTTGGAGTAGATTCAATTCTATGAAAATCACCAGGTAAGGGAATAATACTTGTTATGATTTATGGAATTTGAAGGTCATTGCCATTTGAAATAATAATGTTTACAGGAGCATTTTTAAAATTAGATAATAGATATTATCAAGCAGCAAGTATTGATGGAATGCCAAAATGAAAACAATTTTGAAGAATTTCAATACCTGGAGTTGTTCCAATGATTGTTTATATGATAACAACAGGAATAATTTCAAGTTTTAAAGTTTTTCCATTAGGTTTATTTGGTTCATACATTGATGCAACAAATTCAAATAGTCAAACTGTTGTATTTTATATCTATGATAAAATTAATGCTTCTTCTACTTCTCCTTCATATCAAAAAGCAGGGGCAGCTTCAATTATTCTTATGGCAATTATTTTAGCTTTAACAATTGTAAATAAAAGAATTAGTAATATTTTGAATAAGAAATATGGATAA